A stretch of the Methanosarcinales archaeon genome encodes the following:
- the larB gene encoding nickel pincer cofactor biosynthesis protein LarB, which translates to MDLKHLLEKVKNGEVDIDEACGQIKIHNIDTLSKISNIDPHRMKRTGIPEAIFCEGKEPGDLVQIAEEHLEYEGRAILTRVSDEQLDTLKGKYPVQWHQNARVAILRKDGTKPQKTGGAIGIITAGTVDIPVAEEARIIAEEMGVTVHTIYDVGAAGIHRLFPHLGEMIESGVDAIVVAAGREGTLPTIISGIVDVPVIGVPVSSGYGAGGNGLSALYTMLQSCSVLTVVNIDAGFVAGAYAARIANILAAERKKNEN; encoded by the coding sequence ATGGATTTGAAACATCTTCTTGAGAAGGTAAAAAACGGGGAAGTGGATATTGACGAAGCTTGCGGACAGATTAAGATCCATAATATCGATACGTTAAGCAAGATATCAAATATCGACCCTCATAGAATGAAACGCACAGGTATACCTGAAGCTATTTTTTGCGAAGGAAAAGAACCTGGTGACCTGGTACAAATTGCTGAGGAACATCTGGAATATGAAGGTAGGGCCATACTGACAAGGGTCTCAGATGAACAACTGGATACCCTAAAAGGAAAATATCCTGTCCAATGGCACCAAAATGCCAGGGTAGCTATTCTGAGAAAGGATGGGACAAAGCCTCAAAAGACAGGTGGTGCCATTGGTATCATCACTGCCGGGACCGTGGATATACCGGTCGCTGAGGAGGCAAGGATCATTGCAGAGGAGATGGGGGTTACAGTCCATACTATTTATGATGTTGGGGCTGCCGGGATCCACAGGCTTTTTCCGCACCTTGGAGAAATGATCGAATCAGGCGTGGATGCCATTGTTGTAGCTGCCGGCAGGGAAGGGACATTGCCGACCATCATATCAGGGATCGTAGATGTTCCGGTAATTGGAGTCCCGGTCTCATCAGGATACGGAGCAGGTGGTAACGGGCTTTCAGCATTGTATACCATGCTGCAGTCCTGCTCTGTGCTGACCGTAGTTAATATCGATGCCGGGTTTGTAGCCGGAGCCTATGCTGCCAGAATTGCCAACATACTTGCAGCTGAGCGAAAGAAAAATGAAAATTGA